The Cydia splendana chromosome Z, ilCydSple1.2, whole genome shotgun sequence genome window below encodes:
- the LOC134803998 gene encoding 6-phosphogluconate dehydrogenase, decarboxylating isoform X2, translated as MAEPKADIALIGLAVMGQNLILNMDSKGFVVCAFNRTVAKVDQFLANEAKGTKIIGAKSLEDMVAKLKKPRKVVILVKAGSAVDEFVSKLVPLLEKGDIIIDGGNSQYMDTQRWCKELKPTGIHYVGMGVSGGEDGARYGPSLMPGGHPAAWPHVKPIFQAICAKANNEPCCDWVGEDGAGHFVKMVHNGIEYGDMQLICEAYHLMKDVLGMDQGEMARVFEEWNKGELDSFLIEITRDILNFKDSDGKYLLPKIRDCAGQKGTGKWTGISALEYGVPVTLIGEAVFARCLSALKEERVKASGVLPGAAGKFTGDKKAFLEHLRKALYASKIISYAQGFMLLREAAKVHQWNLNYGSIALMWRGGCIIRSVFLGNIKDAFTKNPQLSNLLLDPYFTKHIGASQESLRQVVAQSALVGVPAPVFGAALAFYDGYRAGVLPANLLQAQRDYFGAHTYELAAKPGEFIHTNWTGHGGNVSASTYST; from the exons ATGGCAGA ACCAAAAGCTGACATTGCCCTCATCGGGTTGGCTGTGATGGGCCAGAATCTCATCCTCAACATGGATTCTAAAGGATTTGTAGTTTGTGCATTTAACAGAACAGTTGCCAAG GTGGATCAATTTCTTGCTAATGAAGCCAAAGGAACAAAAATTATTGGAGCTAAATCCTTAGAAGACATGGTTGCAAAACTCAAAAAGCCAAGAAAAGTTGTCATTTTGGTTAAAG CTGGGTCAGCAGTGGATGAATTTGTTTCAAAATTGGTTCCACTATTGGAGAAAGGTGATATAATAATAGATGGTGGTAACTCTCAATACATGGACACACAGCGCTGGTGCAAGGAACTGAAGCCCACTGGGATCCACTATGTGGGGATGGGT GTGAGTGGGGGGGAGGACGGCGCCCGGTACGGCCCGTCGCTGATGCCCGGCGGCCACCCGGCCGCCTGGCCCCACGTCAAACCAATATTCCAG GCTATCTGCGCTAAAGCGAACAACGAGCCCTGCTGTGACTGGGTGGGCGAGGACGGCGCCGGCCACTTCGTGAAGATGGTGCACAACGGCATCGAGTATGGCGACATGCAACTCATCTGTGAAGCCTACCATCTTATGAAAGACgttttag GTATGGATCAAGGTGAAATGGCGCGTGTATTTGAAGAGTGGAACAAAGGCGAATTAGACTCGTTCCTTATTGAAATCACACGAGATATTCTCAATTTCAAAGATTCTGATG GTAAATACTTGCTGCCGAAGATCCGTGACTGCGCGGGCCAGAAGGGCACGGGCAAGTGGACGGGTATCAGCGCGCTTGAGTACGGCGTGCCGGTCACTCTCATCGGCGAGGCCGTGTTCGCGCGCTGCCTGTCCGCACTCAAAG AGGAGCGAGTGAAGGCGAGCGGCGTGCTGCCCGGCGCGGCGGGCAAGTTCACGGGGGACAAGAAGGCGTTCCTGGAGCACCTGCGCAAGGCGCTGTACGCCAGCAAGATCATCTCGTACGCGCAAGGGTTCATGTTGCTGCGCGAAGCCGCCAAG GTGCATCAATGGAACCTGAACTATGGGAGCATCGCTCTGATGTGGCGCGGAGGCTGCATCATCAGGAGCGTGTTCCTCGGCAATATCAAG GACGCGTTCACGAAGAACCCTCAGCTGTCCAACCTGCTGCTGGATCCGTACTTCACGAAGCACATCGGCGCGTCGCAGGAGTCGCTGCGGCAGGTGGTGGCGCAGAGCGCGCTGGTGGGCGTGCCCGCGCCGGTGTTCGGGGCCGCGCTCGCCTTCTACGACGGCTACCGCGCCGGCGTCTTGCCCGCTAACCTGCTACAG GCCCAGAGAGACTACTTTGGCGCGCACACCTATGAGCTGGCCGCGAAGCCGGGCGAGTTCATCCACACCAACTGGACCGGCCACGGCGGCAACGTGTCCGCGTCTACCTACAGCACGTAG
- the LOC134803998 gene encoding 6-phosphogluconate dehydrogenase, decarboxylating isoform X1 gives MLGIRPKADIALIGLAVMGQNLILNMDSKGFVVCAFNRTVAKVDQFLANEAKGTKIIGAKSLEDMVAKLKKPRKVVILVKAGSAVDEFVSKLVPLLEKGDIIIDGGNSQYMDTQRWCKELKPTGIHYVGMGVSGGEDGARYGPSLMPGGHPAAWPHVKPIFQAICAKANNEPCCDWVGEDGAGHFVKMVHNGIEYGDMQLICEAYHLMKDVLGMDQGEMARVFEEWNKGELDSFLIEITRDILNFKDSDGKYLLPKIRDCAGQKGTGKWTGISALEYGVPVTLIGEAVFARCLSALKEERVKASGVLPGAAGKFTGDKKAFLEHLRKALYASKIISYAQGFMLLREAAKVHQWNLNYGSIALMWRGGCIIRSVFLGNIKDAFTKNPQLSNLLLDPYFTKHIGASQESLRQVVAQSALVGVPAPVFGAALAFYDGYRAGVLPANLLQAQRDYFGAHTYELAAKPGEFIHTNWTGHGGNVSASTYST, from the exons ATGTTAGGTATAAG ACCAAAAGCTGACATTGCCCTCATCGGGTTGGCTGTGATGGGCCAGAATCTCATCCTCAACATGGATTCTAAAGGATTTGTAGTTTGTGCATTTAACAGAACAGTTGCCAAG GTGGATCAATTTCTTGCTAATGAAGCCAAAGGAACAAAAATTATTGGAGCTAAATCCTTAGAAGACATGGTTGCAAAACTCAAAAAGCCAAGAAAAGTTGTCATTTTGGTTAAAG CTGGGTCAGCAGTGGATGAATTTGTTTCAAAATTGGTTCCACTATTGGAGAAAGGTGATATAATAATAGATGGTGGTAACTCTCAATACATGGACACACAGCGCTGGTGCAAGGAACTGAAGCCCACTGGGATCCACTATGTGGGGATGGGT GTGAGTGGGGGGGAGGACGGCGCCCGGTACGGCCCGTCGCTGATGCCCGGCGGCCACCCGGCCGCCTGGCCCCACGTCAAACCAATATTCCAG GCTATCTGCGCTAAAGCGAACAACGAGCCCTGCTGTGACTGGGTGGGCGAGGACGGCGCCGGCCACTTCGTGAAGATGGTGCACAACGGCATCGAGTATGGCGACATGCAACTCATCTGTGAAGCCTACCATCTTATGAAAGACgttttag GTATGGATCAAGGTGAAATGGCGCGTGTATTTGAAGAGTGGAACAAAGGCGAATTAGACTCGTTCCTTATTGAAATCACACGAGATATTCTCAATTTCAAAGATTCTGATG GTAAATACTTGCTGCCGAAGATCCGTGACTGCGCGGGCCAGAAGGGCACGGGCAAGTGGACGGGTATCAGCGCGCTTGAGTACGGCGTGCCGGTCACTCTCATCGGCGAGGCCGTGTTCGCGCGCTGCCTGTCCGCACTCAAAG AGGAGCGAGTGAAGGCGAGCGGCGTGCTGCCCGGCGCGGCGGGCAAGTTCACGGGGGACAAGAAGGCGTTCCTGGAGCACCTGCGCAAGGCGCTGTACGCCAGCAAGATCATCTCGTACGCGCAAGGGTTCATGTTGCTGCGCGAAGCCGCCAAG GTGCATCAATGGAACCTGAACTATGGGAGCATCGCTCTGATGTGGCGCGGAGGCTGCATCATCAGGAGCGTGTTCCTCGGCAATATCAAG GACGCGTTCACGAAGAACCCTCAGCTGTCCAACCTGCTGCTGGATCCGTACTTCACGAAGCACATCGGCGCGTCGCAGGAGTCGCTGCGGCAGGTGGTGGCGCAGAGCGCGCTGGTGGGCGTGCCCGCGCCGGTGTTCGGGGCCGCGCTCGCCTTCTACGACGGCTACCGCGCCGGCGTCTTGCCCGCTAACCTGCTACAG GCCCAGAGAGACTACTTTGGCGCGCACACCTATGAGCTGGCCGCGAAGCCGGGCGAGTTCATCCACACCAACTGGACCGGCCACGGCGGCAACGTGTCCGCGTCTACCTACAGCACGTAG